One uncultured Jannaschia sp. DNA segment encodes these proteins:
- a CDS encoding acetyl-CoA C-acetyltransferase: MTNVVIASAARTPVGSFLGAFANTPAHDLGSAVIEEVVARAGVEKAEVSETILGQVLTAAQGQNPARQAALNAGLPQEASAWGINQVCGSGLRAVALGAQHIQLGDAAIVIAGGQESMSLSPHAQAIRAGQKMGDMKLVDTMIKDGLWDAFNNYHMGQTAENVAEKWQISRDQQDEFAVASQNKAEAAQKAGRFADEIVGFTVKTRKGDIVTDQDEYIRHGATMEAMQKLRPAFTKDGSVTAANASGLNDGAAATLLMSADDAEKRGIEPLARIVSYATAGLDPTIMGVGPIYASRRALEKAGWKVDDLDLVEANEAFAAQACAVNKDMGWDPSIVNVNGGAIAIGHPIGASGARVLNTLLFEMKRRDAKKGLATLCIGGGMGVALCVERP; this comes from the coding sequence ATGACAAATGTCGTGATCGCCTCCGCTGCCCGGACACCCGTCGGCTCGTTCCTCGGCGCATTCGCCAACACGCCCGCCCACGATCTGGGCAGCGCCGTCATCGAAGAGGTCGTCGCCCGCGCCGGTGTCGAGAAAGCCGAAGTGTCCGAGACGATCCTGGGTCAGGTCCTGACCGCCGCGCAGGGCCAGAACCCCGCCCGCCAGGCCGCGCTGAATGCCGGTCTGCCGCAGGAGGCGTCGGCCTGGGGCATCAACCAGGTCTGCGGCTCGGGCCTGCGCGCCGTGGCCCTGGGCGCCCAGCACATCCAGCTGGGCGACGCGGCCATCGTCATCGCCGGCGGGCAGGAGAGCATGTCGCTCAGCCCCCATGCGCAGGCGATCCGCGCCGGTCAGAAGATGGGCGACATGAAGCTGGTCGACACGATGATCAAGGACGGTCTCTGGGACGCGTTCAACAACTACCACATGGGCCAGACCGCCGAGAACGTCGCCGAGAAATGGCAGATCAGCCGCGATCAGCAGGACGAGTTCGCCGTCGCCAGCCAGAACAAGGCCGAGGCCGCGCAGAAGGCCGGCCGCTTCGCCGACGAGATCGTGGGTTTCACCGTCAAGACCCGCAAGGGCGACATCGTCACCGATCAGGACGAGTACATCCGCCACGGCGCCACCATGGAGGCCATGCAGAAGCTGCGCCCGGCCTTCACCAAGGATGGCTCCGTCACCGCGGCCAACGCGTCGGGACTGAACGACGGCGCGGCGGCCACGCTCCTGATGTCGGCCGATGACGCCGAGAAGCGCGGGATCGAACCGCTGGCCCGCATCGTCTCCTACGCGACCGCCGGGCTCGACCCGACGATCATGGGCGTCGGCCCGATCTACGCCTCGCGCCGCGCGCTGGAAAAGGCGGGCTGGAAGGTCGACGACCTCGACCTCGTCGAAGCCAACGAGGCATTCGCCGCGCAGGCCTGCGCCGTGAACAAGGACATGGGCTGGGATCCGTCGATCGTGAACGTCAACGGCGGCGCCATTGCCATCGGCCACCCGATCGGCGCGTCGGGCGCACGGGTGCTCAACACCCTCCTCTTCGAGATGAAGCGCCGCGACGCCAAGAAGGGCCTCGCCACGCTCTGCATCGGCGGCGGCATGGGCGTCGCGCTCTGCGTCGAGCGTCCCTGA
- a CDS encoding patatin-like phospholipase family protein, translating into MSDTEHEDRARPLGATDYAQLVFSGGGLRCFWHGGWMAAAFEAVSFAPERITGVSGGALSAAAWLAGNEHRLFDRFARALRQTDTNATLGDLDAADGRSPHQRVYEAIVADVIDRDAQARIADGPAFQISVATTGDSHAALLRALSAGLLYQAEQAVAPTPRPRLSGAAGVEQRLIDARRAARDGTLVDLIRMAATVPPAFRPDDWEGEPIYDGGMVDKAPMPSPDRGRTLVLLTKRFGDLPDDDDRIEYVQPSQPVLSGSKLDFTDPDLLREAWEQGSEDGRRWRNKIT; encoded by the coding sequence ATGTCGGACACCGAACATGAGGACCGGGCGCGCCCGCTCGGCGCGACCGACTACGCGCAGCTCGTCTTTTCGGGCGGCGGGCTGCGGTGCTTCTGGCATGGCGGCTGGATGGCGGCGGCGTTCGAGGCCGTCTCCTTCGCGCCCGAGCGGATCACCGGGGTGTCGGGCGGCGCGTTGTCGGCGGCGGCCTGGCTTGCCGGGAACGAGCACCGGCTCTTCGACCGCTTCGCCCGCGCGCTGCGGCAGACGGACACCAACGCCACGCTCGGAGATCTCGACGCCGCGGACGGACGGTCGCCGCACCAGCGGGTCTACGAGGCCATCGTCGCGGACGTGATCGACAGAGACGCGCAGGCGCGCATCGCCGACGGTCCCGCCTTCCAGATCAGCGTGGCCACGACGGGCGACAGCCATGCCGCGCTCCTGCGGGCACTGTCGGCGGGGCTGCTCTACCAGGCCGAGCAGGCGGTCGCCCCCACGCCGCGCCCACGCCTCTCGGGGGCCGCAGGCGTTGAACAGCGCCTGATCGACGCTCGCCGCGCCGCGCGCGACGGCACCCTCGTCGACCTGATCCGCATGGCCGCCACCGTGCCGCCCGCCTTTCGGCCCGATGATTGGGAGGGCGAGCCGATCTATGACGGCGGCATGGTCGACAAGGCCCCGATGCCCTCGCCCGACCGGGGCCGCACGCTGGTTCTGCTGACCAAGCGGTTCGGCGACCTTCCGGATGACGATGATCGCATCGAGTACGTCCAGCCGAGCCAACCGGTTCTGTCGGGGTCCAAGCTCGACTTCACCGACCCGGACCTCCTGCGCGAAGCGTGGGAGCAAGGTTCGGAGGATGGACGACGCTGGCGAAACAAGATTACCTAG
- the phbB gene encoding acetoacetyl-CoA reductase produces MSRIALVTGGSRGIGAAISKALKDQGATVAATYAGNDERAKQFTDETGIKTYKWDVADYDACKAGIAQVEGDLGPVDILVNNAGITRDAPFHKMTPEQWHEVIGTNLNGVFNMTHNVWGGMRERKFGRIVTISSINGQKGQFAQANYAATKAGDIGFTKALAQEGARAGITVNVVAPGYINTDMMSTIPEKVMDSIVGAIPVGRLGEAEEIARCVAFLTSDDAGFITGSTISANGGQYLA; encoded by the coding sequence ATGTCCCGTATCGCACTCGTCACCGGCGGCAGCCGGGGGATCGGCGCCGCCATTTCGAAGGCCCTGAAAGACCAGGGGGCCACGGTTGCCGCGACCTATGCCGGCAACGACGAACGCGCGAAGCAGTTCACCGACGAGACCGGCATCAAGACCTACAAGTGGGACGTGGCCGATTACGACGCCTGCAAGGCGGGCATCGCGCAGGTCGAGGGCGATCTGGGCCCCGTCGACATCCTCGTGAACAACGCGGGCATCACCCGCGACGCGCCGTTCCACAAGATGACGCCTGAGCAATGGCACGAGGTCATCGGCACGAACCTGAACGGCGTCTTCAACATGACGCACAACGTCTGGGGCGGGATGCGCGAGCGGAAGTTCGGGCGCATCGTCACGATCAGCTCGATCAACGGCCAGAAGGGCCAGTTCGCGCAGGCCAACTATGCCGCGACGAAGGCCGGAGATATCGGCTTCACGAAGGCCTTGGCGCAGGAGGGTGCGCGGGCCGGGATCACGGTGAACGTCGTCGCACCCGGCTACATCAACACCGACATGATGAGCACCATCCCCGAGAAGGTCATGGACAGCATCGTCGGCGCGATCCCGGTCGGCCGTCTGGGCGAGGCCGAGGAGATCGCGCGCTGCGTCGCGTTCCTGACCTCGGATGATGCGGGCTTCATCACCGGCTCGACGATCTCGGCCAATGGTGGCCAGTACCTCGCCTGA
- the gcvA gene encoding transcriptional regulator GcvA: MTDRLPPLTALRAFDAAARHMSFQDAAGELNVTPAALSFQIKSLEEHLGAPLFHRLNRRVELTEAGIALAPQTTEGFQTLTAGWRAAKRVLDSGILTVTAGPAFTAKWLAPRLFHFAQGHPEVELRFAATLRTLDFATDDVDIAIRFGPTDTATDPKLHEALRIAEWVTPMMHPDLAARFPTPASLRDATIIFDDSIAFLRSSVSWEDWFAACGIDAGDLHGPRFSQADHAIDAAQAGAGVVMGRVSLAEAALRQGQLVAPFEVALVPRADFRVLCPKGAETRPNTRAFLDWLRGELQRMEDHTKGRRMILAP; encoded by the coding sequence ATGACCGACCGCCTGCCCCCGCTCACCGCGCTCCGCGCCTTTGACGCCGCGGCCCGGCACATGTCGTTCCAAGACGCCGCGGGCGAATTGAACGTCACCCCGGCCGCGCTGTCGTTCCAGATCAAGTCGCTGGAGGAGCATCTCGGCGCGCCGCTGTTTCACCGTCTCAACCGCCGGGTGGAGCTGACAGAGGCGGGGATCGCGCTCGCCCCTCAGACGACCGAGGGGTTCCAGACGCTGACGGCCGGGTGGCGTGCCGCCAAGCGGGTGCTCGACAGCGGCATCCTGACGGTGACCGCCGGTCCCGCGTTCACGGCCAAGTGGCTGGCGCCTCGCCTCTTTCACTTCGCACAAGGGCACCCGGAGGTGGAGCTGCGCTTCGCGGCCACGCTTCGGACGCTGGATTTCGCCACGGACGACGTCGATATCGCGATCCGCTTCGGCCCGACCGACACGGCGACGGACCCGAAGCTGCACGAGGCGCTGCGCATCGCGGAATGGGTCACGCCGATGATGCATCCCGACCTCGCGGCGCGGTTTCCGACGCCCGCCTCGCTGCGGGACGCGACGATCATCTTCGACGACTCAATCGCCTTCCTGCGCAGTTCGGTCAGCTGGGAGGACTGGTTCGCGGCCTGCGGGATCGACGCGGGGGACCTGCACGGCCCCCGCTTCAGCCAAGCCGATCACGCGATCGACGCCGCGCAGGCGGGGGCGGGCGTCGTGATGGGACGGGTATCGCTGGCCGAGGCGGCGCTCCGGCAGGGCCAGCTTGTCGCGCCGTTCGAGGTGGCGCTGGTGCCCCGCGCCGACTTCCGGGTGCTTTGCCCCAAGGGCGCCGAGACGCGGCCGAATACGCGCGCCTTTCTCGACTGGCTGCGGGGCGAGCTTCAACGGATGGAGGACCACACGAAAGGCCGCCGCATGATCCTCGCCCCATGA
- a CDS encoding DUF465 domain-containing protein produces MSLNSHLQELRKKHEDLSKQVETESRAPGVDSIALTELKKRKLAIKQQIERLSASPVN; encoded by the coding sequence ATGTCGCTCAATTCGCACCTTCAGGAATTGCGGAAGAAGCACGAGGACCTCTCGAAACAGGTCGAGACCGAATCGCGCGCTCCCGGTGTGGACAGCATCGCGCTGACCGAACTGAAGAAGCGAAAGCTGGCCATTAAGCAGCAGATCGAGCGTCTGAGCGCATCGCCGGTCAACTGA
- a CDS encoding DUF2007 domain-containing protein, giving the protein MRELLRTNDPTIIAFATALLDGEDIDCFVLDANISVLEGSIGILPRRMMVAERDLFLARATMRDNGISVSE; this is encoded by the coding sequence ATGCGCGAATTGCTCCGGACCAACGACCCCACGATCATCGCCTTCGCCACGGCCTTGCTGGACGGCGAGGATATAGACTGCTTCGTGCTGGACGCAAACATCTCGGTGCTCGAAGGATCGATCGGAATCCTGCCGCGCCGGATGATGGTCGCCGAGCGGGATCTGTTCCTCGCGCGGGCGACGATGCGCGACAACGGAATCTCCGTGAGCGAGTAG
- a CDS encoding polyprenyl synthetase family protein, translated as MTDTRPHARLTAALSDDMTAVGDLIRDRMASENAPRIPEVTAHLIEAGGKRVRPLMTVACARMCGYEGTDHIKLAATVEFIHTATLLHDDVVDESRQRRGRPTANLLWDNQSSVLVGDYLFARSFQLMVETGSLRVLDILSGAAATIAEGEVLQLTAARNLATTEETYLKVVRGKTAALFEAAAQVGGVVAGVPEAQEQALARFGDALGVSFQIMDDWLDYGGAGDGIGKNLGDDFREGKLTLPVIRALARSDDAERAFWRDALERGKSEDLDRARAILARHGTLEETRVEALAWRDRARAALAELPASDLREMLGDLADYVVARAL; from the coding sequence ATGACAGACACACGCCCCCACGCCCGCCTGACGGCCGCCCTGTCCGACGACATGACGGCGGTGGGCGATCTGATCCGCGACCGGATGGCCTCGGAGAACGCGCCGCGCATCCCCGAGGTGACAGCCCATCTGATCGAGGCGGGGGGCAAGCGGGTGCGCCCGCTGATGACCGTGGCCTGCGCGCGGATGTGCGGCTACGAGGGCACCGACCACATCAAGCTCGCCGCGACGGTCGAGTTCATCCACACCGCGACGCTACTGCATGACGACGTCGTCGACGAGAGCCGGCAGCGGCGCGGCCGACCGACGGCGAACCTGCTTTGGGACAACCAGTCGAGCGTGCTGGTCGGCGATTACCTCTTCGCGCGCAGCTTCCAGCTGATGGTCGAGACGGGCTCGCTCCGGGTGCTGGACATCCTGTCGGGCGCCGCCGCGACCATCGCCGAGGGGGAGGTGCTGCAACTGACGGCGGCGCGGAACCTCGCGACGACCGAAGAGACCTATCTCAAGGTCGTGCGCGGCAAGACGGCGGCCCTGTTCGAGGCGGCGGCACAAGTCGGCGGCGTGGTCGCGGGGGTGCCGGAGGCGCAGGAGCAGGCGCTGGCCCGGTTCGGCGATGCGCTGGGCGTCAGCTTCCAGATCATGGACGACTGGCTGGATTACGGCGGCGCGGGCGACGGGATCGGCAAGAACCTCGGGGACGATTTCCGCGAGGGCAAGCTGACCCTGCCGGTCATCCGGGCGCTGGCCCGGAGCGACGACGCCGAACGGGCGTTCTGGCGCGATGCACTTGAGCGGGGGAAGTCCGAGGACCTGGACCGCGCGCGCGCCATTCTCGCCCGCCACGGCACGCTGGAGGAGACGCGCGTCGAGGCGCTGGCCTGGCGCGACCGCGCGCGGGCGGCGCTGGCCGAATTGCCGGCATCCGACCTGCGCGAGATGCTGGGCGATCTGGCCGATTACGTGGTCGCGCGGGCGCTCTAG
- a CDS encoding 4-(cytidine 5'-diphospho)-2-C-methyl-D-erythritol kinase, with protein MAPDRAPGFAPAKINLTLHVTGRRADGYHLLDSIVAFADLGDVLTVAPGDGLMVDGPFAAGVPTGEANLVRRALALADASRHVMLTKNLPHPGGIGGGSSDAAAALRLVGARLDTDALLALGADLPVCMVARAARMSGIGETIQPLDLPPLHSVLIHPGLAAPTGAVFAALKRVDHTGHGALPSFADADRLTDWLGGQRNDLEPAALRVAPGIADVLAALRDHGAQLARMSGSGATCFGLWPDRAAADAAAAALDRRGWWVRAATLR; from the coding sequence ATGGCGCCCGACCGTGCGCCGGGCTTCGCGCCCGCCAAGATCAACCTCACGCTCCACGTCACGGGTCGCCGCGCCGACGGCTATCACCTGCTCGACAGCATCGTGGCCTTCGCCGATCTGGGCGACGTCCTGACGGTCGCGCCCGGCGACGGGCTGATGGTCGATGGGCCGTTCGCGGCAGGTGTGCCGACGGGTGAGGCCAATCTCGTGCGCCGCGCCTTGGCGCTGGCCGATGCGTCGCGCCACGTTATGCTGACGAAGAACCTGCCCCATCCCGGAGGCATCGGCGGCGGCTCCTCCGATGCGGCGGCCGCGCTGCGCCTGGTGGGCGCGAGGCTCGATACCGACGCGCTTCTTGCGCTCGGGGCCGATCTGCCGGTCTGCATGGTGGCGCGCGCTGCGCGCATGTCGGGCATCGGCGAGACGATCCAACCGCTCGACCTGCCGCCGCTCCATTCGGTGCTGATCCATCCGGGGCTCGCCGCGCCGACCGGAGCCGTCTTCGCCGCCCTTAAGCGGGTCGACCACACCGGCCACGGCGCGCTGCCGTCCTTTGCCGATGCCGACCGGCTGACGGACTGGCTCGGGGGCCAGCGCAACGATCTGGAACCGGCGGCGCTTCGGGTTGCGCCCGGCATCGCGGATGTCCTCGCAGCGCTCAGGGATCACGGCGCCCAGCTTGCGCGAATGTCCGGGTCGGGCGCTACCTGCTTCGGGCTCTGGCCCGACCGTGCGGCGGCCGACGCGGCCGCCGCGGCGCTCGACCGGCGCGGCTGGTGGGTCCGGGCCGCGACGCTGCGCTAG